From Nitrososphaerota archaeon:
TTTTGAGCCAAATAAAATTATTATAAAATTTCTTTATTTTTTTATAAATTATATAAAAAAATTAAAAATATATAATAAAAATGAATTTCAAATAAATTCATAATACATTTTAAAACAATTTTAAAAATTAAAACTATTTTAATAATCTAAGATTTCCAGTGAGTTTATTTATTTTATTCTCTTCTTCAGGTCCTAAACCTAAACAAGTAATAGTAGGTTCAGGAAATTCTGTAAGTCCAGCATCTATTACTAAAAAATTTGGTATACCCATTTTTTTAGCTTTTTCTTCAAGTTTTAATAATTCTTCTAAATTATCAACTTCAACTACAACTTTTTTTGCACCACTTTCCTCCCATTTTTCAATAATTTTCTTATCACACAATTTATAAGAGCCTATTGCTGCATGTGCAACTTGAACTGCCAATTTTCCAACACTCATACTGATATCTTTCCTAACAACTATTACTTGTTTATAGAATCCCAAGTTTATTCTACCTGCTAAATCTTCTTTTTTTAAATATATTATAGAAAACAAATACTTAACATTTTATCTCTTTTTTAGACTCTTTAAAAATATTTTAATGATAAAATGTCTAAGTAAAAATCTGATTATAGCTTTATTAACGGATTTTTATTTATGAAAATTCTTATGTTTTCAAAATGAAAGTGATTAATGATGTAATTATAGGATACAACCCTTCTATTGTAGTTTCATTAATTCTTCAATTTCTTATTTTCTTATTTTCTTATTGTTACTACTTCAAATTGCTTTTAATGATAGTAATACTACTTATCTTAATATTTCATATGTTCTTTTAATGGAAGATAATATCATAATCAATATCAAGAACTATTAATCATTGTAGCATTTTTATATCTGAATTTAAGTCTTTTTATCACTACCTCTTGCAATTTTTCAATTTTTATCTCCTTCCAGTAGTTCTATAAGTTTTTGATTCTTAGTCGTCAAGTATTTTTCATCTGATAAAATAGTATAACGGGCCCGCCGGGATTTGAACCCGGGATCTCCGGCTTAGAAGGCCGACGCCTTGTCCATACTAGGCCACGGGCCCATCATTATTTTTTCCAATTTTAATCTAAATATAGATATATTTATTTTTTTATGAAAAATATTAAAGTGAAAAAATTTGATTCTCTCTTTTCTCAATTTTTAATACATATTCTGGAAGATCAAAAAATTTCTCTATTTTTAATAATATTATTGAATCACTACTTAAAACGATTCCTTTTTCTTTAATTATTTTGCTATCAACACTTTTTTCAGTTATAGCATTCCCATTAATTTTTTCTTTTTCCATAATTTTTCTAGTTAATGCTGCCAATTCTCCACTTTTACTAATCATTGAATCATAATAAAAAATAGCTTCTTTTATTAACAACTCATTAAGTATTTTAACAATTTTATTCAATGCTTTTATAGAATCTTCATCTAATTTAAATCCATAATGAATTTCAGAAATATCTCTGATTACTCCATCATCACAATAAATTACTAATTGACTCTTTTGAATATTTTTTATAGTATTTAAAACATTGTACCCATCAATAATAACTTTTTCATTAACAAGTTGTTCAACATTTACTTTTTTTGATTTTATAAATTTTGCTTCATCTTCTTTTAAAACTCCTCTATAAAGAATTGAACGTTCAAATTTATTAAGAGAATATTTTTTTGAAACAAAATCTATTGCAAATTCTTTTCTATAATCTCTATTTAATAAAAATCTTAAATCA
This genomic window contains:
- the pth2 gene encoding peptidyl-tRNA hydrolase Pth2; protein product: MIYLKKEDLAGRINLGFYKQVIVVRKDISMSVGKLAVQVAHAAIGSYKLCDKKIIEKWEESGAKKVVVEVDNLEELLKLEEKAKKMGIPNFLVIDAGLTEFPEPTITCLGLGPEEENKINKLTGNLRLLK
- a CDS encoding DUF434 domain-containing protein, which codes for MLNIDFEKIKEAAYDLRFLLNRDYRKEFAIDFVSKKYSLNKFERSILYRGVLKEDEAKFIKSKKVNVEQLVNEKVIIDGYNVLNTIKNIQKSQLVIYCDDGVIRDISEIHYGFKLDEDSIKALNKIVKILNELLIKEAIFYYDSMISKSGELAALTRKIMEKEKINGNAITEKSVDSKIIKEKGIVLSSDSIILLKIEKFFDLPEYVLKIEKRENQIFSL